In a single window of the Archocentrus centrarchus isolate MPI-CPG fArcCen1 unplaced genomic scaffold, fArcCen1 scaffold_42_ctg1, whole genome shotgun sequence genome:
- the LOC115777065 gene encoding LOW QUALITY PROTEIN: RNA/RNP complex-1-interacting phosphatase-like (The sequence of the model RefSeq protein was modified relative to this genomic sequence to represent the inferred CDS: deleted 1 base in 1 codon): MDTEFPGVSTAMDFQHERPAKKNGIPDRWLNYTAVGKRLRGTRFIAFKVPLKQALTHQLPSSDVFGPWELLDALTKEEEELGLIIDLTLHHPLLQSEDIPSSLLCVKIFTQGHEVPSDNTILSFKRAVRRFLRENEDNDKLIGVHCTHGLNRTGYLICRYVSDRWDGMDPKEAVELFNSARGHAMERQNYLQDLQHGPRRR; encoded by the exons ACATGAGCGACCCGCGAAGAAGAACGGGATACCTGACAG ATGGCTCAATTACACCGCCGTCGGGAAAAGGCTCCGCGGGACTCGATTCATCGCCTTCAAAGTT CCTCTGAAGCAG GCTCTGACCCACCAGCTGCCGTCCTCGGACGTGTTCGGTCCCTGGGAGCTGCTGGACGCTCTGaccaaagaggaggaggagctcgGTCTGATCATCGACCTGACCCTTCACCACCCGCTACTACAAAGTGAG gacaTTCCCagctccctgctgtgtgtgaaGATCTTCACGCAAGGTCACGAGGTTCCCAGCGACAATACAATCCTGAGCTTCAAGCGTGCCGTGCGCAGGTTCCTGCGAGAGAACGAGGATAACG ATAAGCTGATCGGAGTCCACTGCACCCACGGCCTGAACCGCACCGGCTACCTGATCTGCAGGTAC GTATCTGATCGATGGGATGGGATGGATCCTAAAGAGGCCGTGGAGC TGTTTAACTCGGCTCGAGGTCACGCCATGGAGAGACAGAACTACCTGCAGGACCTTCAGCACGGACCGAGGAGGAGGTGA